Genomic DNA from Diorhabda carinulata isolate Delta chromosome 10, icDioCari1.1, whole genome shotgun sequence:
TCTTCGCTTTGACCGGCCGCCTTCCAAGGATCACTGCCTCCAAACGACGTCGAATCCGACGTCGTTTCTTCGACGGCGATTTTCGGCGAAGTCCAAGCtacgaaaaaaacaaaaaaaatcgtatgTAAAACGattaatttcgatttatttatcGTACTCACGATCGATTTCCATGTTATTATCGTCGTTTCCGGTCGGTAGTTCTTCGTCGCTATCGCTGCTATACGCCGCTTCGTTTCTGTCGTTTTTTTCTATGACAGTTTGAAAAGTGTGTTCCCTGTCGTCGAATATTTGATCGTCGGCGTCGTCCAAAGTATTTATACTTTGGGCGCAAACCTGTTTGAATATTTCCTGTTGTTGAACCATATCCCCTTCCGATAAATCGAAATTCATTTCCACCCTCGGTTCGATCGATCTAAATATTacgaaacaacaaaaaattcaacacaCTTTTCGATAATAACCCGTATATCGTAAATTAAATTGGGAAAAACCGATAATATATTTGTAGAATCTTTATATCGCCCCTCGTATCTTTACTGAAAttgagaataatgaaaataaaatttcattgtacGATTCTCGTAACTTTTTATTAACCCTCGTATATAGAAATAAACTTATTCATTGTAATAACTTCTGAATACTATTGATTATCGACATTTATTTTAATCGAACGCCATCTATAAGCTATGATCTTAATCAAAGAAATATAAACGTCGATGTTATAGGAAACTGTAATGTAAAATCTCGTAgttctattaaaaaacaatagatCACGCTGtgaattatttaaagaaattttcaagtggaaaatttgaaagaaaaacttACTGGAGCGTATCGTTTCCGAGATTGAAAGCGTCGTCGCTGAAACCGCTGTAACCTTCTATAAATTGTGACGTCGAATTCTGTATCTGATACTGGAAGAACATCTGAAATAACTGTAGTATAAATACAGGgggaaacaattgaaaaaaaaaattagtaccTGTTGTTGTAAGGCGCTCGATTGAGGAAAAGGGATGTCGCCGTAATCGTCGTTATTATCCACCGAACTATTAGGATGCGCACCCCCCTAAAAAGAAAATTCCccttaaaaaacgaaaaaaaaaatattaaaaaaaacttactaaTAAAGTTTCTTGTATTTTATTCGTTTCCTCCAATGTGGTTTCCTTGAATTCGTCTAAAGACTTAGCGACTTCCGGTAGATTATCTTTGAGATAATGTCCCAATGAATTGTTACATAACGTTacgattttattcattatacttATCAGATGACCCATGTATCCTTTACGGATACCGTGTAATTGGGATCTGATGAAATAATAAGagagataattgaaaaaaattgggggGGAGGGAGGTAATTGGGTTTAACTTACTGTTGTTCGTCGTTCTCTTTCCAAGCGTTTATTATTCTTTCGATAACTCTACATTTAGATAACAACTGCaaggaaaaatatgaaatttattatactgGCTGTCTCAAGTAAGAAGGAATAAGTGGAAAGATGTATTTGACgaatatttggagaaaaaatgtaaaattaaaaattcattatactgAATGTCCCAATTAAATGTAtctcataaatattttgaaaaaaaaattacaaaatttaaaattcaacaatatgaaattgttttaaattccaaattagtagtaatagtaatttttcaacaaaacattgaaaaatttaatattaagtaTACTATATGTCCCAATTAAATGTCTCGAATTAGTagattttatggaaaatatttctgtataaaaaataaaaaaaagatcaaCAAATCGAAATGTAACAACAAATCGCGATATTAATGATAAGTACGTCCcatatgaataaaatcaaaaattactcACGTGTTTACTTAAGGCATTAGAAGTTTCGTCGTTATCGTCGGACGAATGAATTTTCAAAGCTCCCATAAGGCAATTTTCGACCTGAGTATGCAAAAAATTGTTCCactgatatttaaaaaacagaTCCAGCAACAGGGACAACGTTTCGTTCATTTCGATTTCCTTCAACAATTCTTGATTATTAGTAGATATCAAAGCAGAGAATAATTTCGTTACTTGCAAACGGATATTACCCAAAGGGGGATCCAATATACCAACGGTAGTCGATACGGGAATTTGCtacaagaaatgaaaaaaaaaaaaaggaaaatcaaaaaatcgatATAACTGAGACGATTTCGATAATATCACCTTCGGAGGATCTACGAGCAAATCATGAAACTGTTTGATTCGATCCTTCATCACTCTTGTCGTATTCGATATGCTCCtttgtttttgttcattatCGCAAATTTCTTCGTTGATATTCGTCCCATACAAATTTTGTGTCGAACTGAATTTCGAAGCGTTTGATTGATTGAAATCCAAAAGTGATATGATCACTTGGATACCGCCGACTATTGCGCTTTCACTTTTCTCCTCGCCCGATAAAATGTAATCCAATAGAAGCGATATCGTTTCGGAACTGGAacgatataaaaaacaaaattcgtgacatttgaactaaaaataaattctgtttttaaaatcaatcaGAAGTTTCGGTTCAggtcatttgaactactgcgACAATTACCATATGAAATCGATAATCTTTTGGATGGAACATTTGAGCTACTCGCGGAAGAAATTATGTTCTAGATCATTGGTAGTATTGAATAGGTTgggtcatttgaactactatgaAATTCAGCCATTCCGATTATCCACAAATTTTTAGGTGAATCATTAGAAATTACGTTCTAATATCATtagaaagttttgtttcaagttATATGAACTACTAAGAcaagtagaaaaaattattgagctCAAAAACATCTGGTAGAATCATTTAAACTAATTTAAGAGAATATTTTTAGATCAGATCATGtgaaacgatatttttttttatttttggttaattATATCACTTAGAAACTCAAATTCGTCATTTGGATTACCCACACACTTTTGTATGAGTCATTTAAACTACTATGTTATTTGAATCGTTTATTTAAGCTCAGGAGAAATTTTTGAGGTACGATCATTTGAACTACTTGATGCAAAACTCAATTTGAGTGAAATATACTTACGATTCCAAAGTGTTAAGCAAAGGATCCGGATCGACTCTCTCGACGGCGTTCTTCTGATTATCTCTAGCTATCCTAATGAAATCACACAACAATTGAGCAACGTTATAATGCCTCTCTTTATCTACTTTAGGATTCAGAAGAGATATCAAAGATTGTATGATATTTTGACTGTCTAACCACTGAAAATAGGAAAACTATCCATAAAACCAAAAGTTAATTACAGTATTTACACTCACATTCAATATATTCTGATTCATTTCAATACCTTCGACTTGCGTCATCAATTTGAGCATGAGATCCATGATGGCGGAAGTGCCTAAGTGTTTGAGCAGTAACGATATGAAGGTGTCTTTAGCTTTTAAAAAATCTAGGACCTGTAAGCACGTGAACTGATACGATAGCCAGTTCTGTTTCCGTAGGAATACCAAATTCACCAccatataaacatttttttgtgttcGTAGCAAAAAGAAACGAAGAAAAATTCGtattataaatcaataatatctaataataaatcTAACTATTCATATAAAAGCCGAAGCAAACTATCCAGTATcacaagttttataataaaaaagattttaatcgattattttagtggagtagttcaaatgtaccgtGAAGATAAATCGACATATGAAACAAGTGATACtgaatagttttttgttttttggagcAGTCAGTGAATCTGAATtccaacaaaatatataaaagaaattaaataaaaaagcgATAAAATAAGCggttaataaatatgaaataatatcacAAACCTGCTCAGTCTTCTTAGCTATAAGGGCACCCATAACTTTACTAAAATACGAAGCTAATAGTGGATTAACTGGTAGATCGGACTCCAAGAATGTATACAACTTATCCAAAAGTACTTTATCACTAGCCAATTTTTCGTTTAAAGCGGGTACATCACAAGTAAGTAATTCGCATGCTATATTCGGATATTTAAATCTACTCCTCTCTTCGATTTCAACAGAAGGTTCTTTCGTTATCAAAGAGATTAGTTCTTCCATAATTTCGGTTTTTTGTAGACtacaaaacaatttataaaaaatatcaaatgaatcgtatattattatataaaacgCTTACTTACAATTCTATAAGCATTTTATTTTGTAGTCTACATTCGTTAATTATATCTTCAGAATCCATAATTTCTTGTATAGTAACATcctattagaaataaatattcaaatatacaaataaattaatgttattttaatatacataCCTCTTTGGCTAACAGAGCCTCAATTTGGGTAGAAGTATTATGTTTCCAGAACATGATAGTATAATTATCTGTAAAAtgcaattatttcgaaataacaacaatgatataataaaaaaatttaaataacaatatacgtaaaaattagtttctgtcaaacaatataaattactttaaaataCTCAATAACACATATAAAAACGTATattatataatgatataaaataaaatttcaaagaataaaacagattaataaaaaaatacttactttAGAGTTATtgttttacaagttttagtttgggttcatttaaaattgatatataaatgttCACGAATCACAAACACAAATCcattaattctaaatatcatATCACAAATTTCACtttgattaaataataaaaaacgtatGTTATTCGTAATAAcctattaatgaaaataattccgTAGAATGGTACAAACGATCCGCCATTCCAAATTCACAAAGCACTTGTTGAAATTCGACGCGATGACAGATGCGAAGCgctaaattcaaaaaataatgtataaaattataataattatacaaatagtTGCTATAAGATAATAATCTATcatattgttataataaaatgcCTTATATATAcgattataaaagaaataatcaattaatattattttaaattatgtttctaTATACGGTACAATCGGGAACTAAATGTTCTtctccttttttaaaaattgacattCACAAGTTAGAATTgtgtaaaagaagaaaaacagtGTTACCAAGGTACGAATATATCTATAACCCTAGTTACCGTTccataataaatcaatttataataaatcgtgtgtagttaaaatatttattatctatttattattacataacGGTGctagaatttattaaaatgctaTCATAAGTATtcgatatataaattatatgttAAAACCTCGTGATCGAAGTGCGTGTATGAATGTATATTGAGTAGCCGCGATTTTTTTGACAGTTTAGTGCATACACCTGTCTTGTGCcctaaaatttttcgaaaaattaattataattcttATAATGTCAAAACATAAAGATAACCGTTGGTCTAATTACGCGCTgagaattataataaatacagTATCCCATCCATTCGAATACGCGAAAGTATTAATACAGgttagttttcatattttttccatcGTATATCATCcttaattttgacattttagaTCGGCTACGAACCGATTCCACCAAAAGCTACAAAAACCCTATTCGGAAAACACGCTCTTAAATTAccaaacatttttgaatatggtaataaattataacatgTAAATTTCCcgtttaaatagtttttttttgtagtaaaacATATTAAATCTGTCGACGGGTTCGTTGGTTGTTACAACGGATTAGCACCGAAAGTATGTGGAAATTTAATGAGCGCCATCGCTACACAAAGACTTACGGATTATTTCCAACCCCCTGTAGAACAAGAAGATTTAGATGAAGAACCAACAGATGAACAACAGTCAGTTTTGATTTactctataaaatatttattattgtcatgttttgttattattttaggagaaaaaattttataagagCCCTTAAATGTGAAGTAATGACGCATTCGGTTGCTATAGTCGTTAGTCAACCTTTTCACGTGATTACGGTTAGAATGATGGCTCAGTTTATTGGAAAAGAAACTAAATACGCGTAagtacaattatttattaataaaatagtgttataccaataaaagtttttttaatgtttttatttttttggtggaataaaCCGAAGATTAACCCTAATTTTTGCTTTTGCTATAATAATTGATGgaattgtaaaaatatgatttttaggGGTATATTCAGTTCAGTTCAAGAGATTTACCGCGAAAACGGACTATTAGGTTTTTTTAGCGGCTTAATACCGAGACTTATCGGTGATATATTGTCGGTATTATTGGCCAGCGGTTTAACATACATCATAAATAGATATGTTATAGACGAGAAGGAATTGAAAGTTTATACCTCACCAACCATGACGGTAAATATAATTCCCCGTCGATTACGtacttttctaataaaattttccttTCAGTTTTTATCGACGACCATAACTTATCCGTTTCAAGTTATATCGAACTGCATGGCGGTAACTGACAGTGGTTTAACCGCTGGTTCACCCCCGTATATGCCTCACTACAAGAATTGGATCGATTGTTGGGGCGATTTATCCAACAGGAATCAATTGAAGAGAGGATCTAGTCTATTAGTTCGATATTATGTCGGTCCTTCTATAATAATCGGAGGACAACCTGTACCGTTTACTACTAACAATGATAAATTGATGTAAAATCGcactttttaaattattttttacaatattataacGATTTTGTTTGTGAAT
This window encodes:
- the LOC130898715 gene encoding mitochondrial carrier homolog 2-like; the encoded protein is MSKHKDNRWSNYALRIIINTVSHPFEYAKVLIQIGYEPIPPKATKTLFGKHALKLPNIFEYVKHIKSVDGFVGCYNGLAPKVCGNLMSAIATQRLTDYFQPPVEQEDLDEEPTDEQQRKNFIRALKCEVMTHSVAIVVSQPFHVITVRMMAQFIGKETKYAGIFSSVQEIYRENGLLGFFSGLIPRLIGDILSVLLASGLTYIINRYVIDEKELKVYTSPTMTFLSTTITYPFQVISNCMAVTDSGLTAGSPPYMPHYKNWIDCWGDLSNRNQLKRGSSLLVRYYVGPSIIIGGQPVPFTTNNDKLM
- the LOC130898787 gene encoding serine/threonine-protein phosphatase 6 regulatory subunit 3 isoform X2, giving the protein MFWKHNTSTQIEALLAKEDVTIQEIMDSEDIINECRLQNKMLIEFLQKTEIMEELISLITKEPSVEIEERSRFKYPNIACELLTCDVPALNEKLASDKVLLDKLYTFLESDLPVNPLLASYFSKVMGALIAKKTEQVLDFLKAKDTFISLLLKHLGTSAIMDLMLKLMTQVEGIEMNQNILNWLDSQNIIQSLISLLNPKVDKERHYNVAQLLCDFIRIARDNQKNAVERVDPDPLLNTLESSETISLLLDYILSGEEKSESAIVGGIQVIISLLDFNQSNASKFSSTQNLYGTNINEEICDNEQKQRSISNTTRVMKDRIKQFHDLLVDPPKQIPVSTTVGILDPPLGNIRLQVTKLFSALISTNNQELLKEIEMNETLSLLLDLFFKYQWNNFLHTQVENCLMGALKIHSSDDNDETSNALSKHLLSKCRVIERIINAWKENDEQQSQLHGIRKGYMGHLISIMNKIVTLCNNSLGHYLKDNLPEVAKSLDEFKETTLEETNKIQETLLGGAHPNSSVDNNDDYGDIPFPQSSALQQQMFFQYQIQNSTSQFIEGYSGFSDDAFNLGNDTLQSIEPRVEMNFDLSEGDMVQQQEIFKQVCAQSINTLDDADDQIFDDREHTFQTVIEKNDRNEAAYSSDSDEELPTGNDDNNMEIDPWTSPKIAVEETTSDSTSFGGSDPWKAAGQSEDTVGGWADFSSVRFDVNTPETNEEEKKIEVEENKVESVDCNVKSAAGDRAANLIEDIEKMVEQSVIVEPSKSVAGDSSDSQLEDDKEKKV
- the LOC130898787 gene encoding serine/threonine-protein phosphatase 6 regulatory subunit 3 isoform X1 — protein: MFWKHNTSTQIEALLAKEDVTIQEIMDSEDIINECRLQNKMLIEFLQKTEIMEELISLITKEPSVEIEERSRFKYPNIACELLTCDVPALNEKLASDKVLLDKLYTFLESDLPVNPLLASYFSKVMGALIAKKTEQNWLSYQFTCLQVLDFLKAKDTFISLLLKHLGTSAIMDLMLKLMTQVEGIEMNQNILNWLDSQNIIQSLISLLNPKVDKERHYNVAQLLCDFIRIARDNQKNAVERVDPDPLLNTLESSETISLLLDYILSGEEKSESAIVGGIQVIISLLDFNQSNASKFSSTQNLYGTNINEEICDNEQKQRSISNTTRVMKDRIKQFHDLLVDPPKQIPVSTTVGILDPPLGNIRLQVTKLFSALISTNNQELLKEIEMNETLSLLLDLFFKYQWNNFLHTQVENCLMGALKIHSSDDNDETSNALSKHLLSKCRVIERIINAWKENDEQQSQLHGIRKGYMGHLISIMNKIVTLCNNSLGHYLKDNLPEVAKSLDEFKETTLEETNKIQETLLGGAHPNSSVDNNDDYGDIPFPQSSALQQQMFFQYQIQNSTSQFIEGYSGFSDDAFNLGNDTLQSIEPRVEMNFDLSEGDMVQQQEIFKQVCAQSINTLDDADDQIFDDREHTFQTVIEKNDRNEAAYSSDSDEELPTGNDDNNMEIDPWTSPKIAVEETTSDSTSFGGSDPWKAAGQSEDTVGGWADFSSVRFDVNTPETNEEEKKIEVEENKVESVDCNVKSAAGDRAANLIEDIEKMVEQSVIVEPSKSVAGDSSDSQLEDDKEKKV